One Actinomycetota bacterium DNA window includes the following coding sequences:
- the larB gene encoding nickel pincer cofactor biosynthesis protein LarB, giving the protein MTQDQPISDLGFARVDHLREARWGLPEAVLGMGKTADQVAQIVARIVERDRGPVLVTRSSVEQYDAVRTLTPQAEWLETPRMIRVAREPVVTAGTVAVVSAGTGDLPVAEEAAVTAETGGATVDRVYDVGVAGLHRVLAEADRLAAADCLVVVAGMEGALPTVVAGLTGAPVVAVPTSIGYGASYDGLAALLGMLNSCAPQVVVVNIDNGFGAGFFAARVTRKR; this is encoded by the coding sequence CACCTGCGCGAGGCCCGGTGGGGCCTCCCGGAGGCCGTGCTCGGCATGGGGAAGACGGCCGACCAGGTCGCGCAGATCGTCGCGCGGATCGTCGAGCGGGACCGGGGGCCCGTGCTCGTGACCAGATCGAGCGTCGAGCAGTACGACGCGGTCCGGACGCTGACCCCCCAGGCCGAGTGGCTCGAGACGCCGCGGATGATCCGGGTGGCGCGGGAGCCGGTCGTCACGGCCGGGACGGTGGCCGTGGTGTCCGCGGGCACGGGCGACCTCCCGGTGGCCGAGGAGGCCGCGGTGACCGCGGAGACCGGCGGCGCCACCGTGGACCGGGTCTACGACGTCGGGGTCGCCGGCCTCCACCGGGTGCTCGCGGAGGCCGACCGCCTCGCCGCTGCCGACTGTCTGGTCGTCGTGGCCGGGATGGAGGGGGCCCTCCCCACCGTCGTGGCCGGGCTCACGGGAGCTCCGGTGGTCGCGGTCCCCACCTCGATCGGGTACGGCGCCTCCTACGACGGCCTCGCCGCCCTGCTCGGGATGCTCAACTCGTGCGCCCCGCAGGTCGTGGTCGTGAACATCGACAACGGCTTCGGGGCCGGGTTCTTCGCCGCCCGGGTGACCCGAAAGCGATGA